Proteins co-encoded in one Homoserinimonas aerilata genomic window:
- a CDS encoding DUF2470 domain-containing protein: MPTSQNTFTPDVIAAVLHHMNDDHSDDNLLIARAFGTPDAESATMIDLDQHGGQWTYSAAGQAQALTVPWTAEISERAEIRREIVVLYDKACATLGVSPRPH; encoded by the coding sequence GTGCCAACTTCACAGAACACCTTCACCCCCGACGTCATCGCCGCAGTGCTCCACCACATGAACGACGACCACAGCGACGACAATCTGCTCATCGCGCGCGCCTTCGGAACACCGGATGCCGAGTCGGCGACCATGATCGACCTCGACCAGCACGGCGGGCAGTGGACGTACAGCGCCGCCGGCCAAGCGCAGGCACTGACCGTGCCCTGGACGGCCGAGATCTCGGAGCGCGCCGAGATCCGTCGAGAGATCGTCGTGCTCTACGACAAGGCCTGCGCGACGCTGGGCGTGTCGCCGCGACCGCACTGA
- a CDS encoding DinB family protein — translation MPITPDTKNWTWVLERPCPECHFDASTFSSRDVAEMVRSNADAWPTILRHPDASVRPNDTTWSPLEYAAHVRDVFGLFRARLQLMLDEVDPVFDDWDQDETAVRERYGEQDPGTVARELVAAAAEMAALLDSVDNQAWGRTGRRSDGASFTIDTFAKYLIHDSLHHLWDVR, via the coding sequence ATGCCCATCACACCTGACACGAAGAACTGGACCTGGGTGCTGGAGCGCCCGTGCCCCGAATGCCATTTCGACGCCTCCACCTTCAGCTCGCGCGATGTCGCGGAGATGGTGCGCTCGAATGCGGATGCGTGGCCGACCATTCTGAGGCATCCGGATGCGTCGGTGCGGCCGAATGACACGACCTGGTCGCCCCTGGAGTATGCGGCTCATGTGCGTGACGTGTTCGGCCTGTTCCGTGCGCGGCTGCAGCTCATGCTCGACGAGGTCGACCCGGTCTTCGATGACTGGGATCAGGACGAGACGGCCGTGCGTGAGCGCTACGGCGAGCAGGATCCGGGCACTGTAGCCCGCGAGTTGGTCGCCGCAGCCGCAGAGATGGCCGCGCTGCTGGACTCGGTCGACAACCAGGCGTGGGGTCGCACGGGTCGCCGCAGCGATGGCGCGAGCTTCACGATCGACACCTTCGCGAAGTACCTGATTCACGACTCGCTGCACCACCTCTGGGATGTGAGGTAG
- the fliW gene encoding flagellar assembly protein FliW, with protein MSTAQAIGRPVNTRPAGARPNAPIAELRFITPPPGFAPHTDFLLTPVAGAVGLFTLQAPGGPRIFVLDAGVYLPAYSPELSDEQADEIGLTSADDALVLVVANPGTDGTTTTNLMAPIVVNSLDGRCAQFILDNQKWPLRASLGS; from the coding sequence ATGAGCACCGCACAGGCCATCGGCCGCCCCGTGAACACACGCCCCGCCGGTGCCCGCCCGAACGCGCCCATCGCCGAGCTGCGCTTCATCACGCCGCCCCCCGGCTTCGCCCCGCACACCGACTTCCTGCTCACGCCCGTAGCCGGTGCCGTCGGCCTCTTCACCCTGCAGGCGCCGGGCGGCCCGCGCATCTTCGTTCTCGATGCCGGCGTCTACCTGCCCGCCTACTCCCCCGAGCTCAGCGACGAACAGGCCGACGAGATCGGCCTCACCTCCGCCGACGACGCCCTCGTGCTCGTCGTCGCGAACCCCGGAACCGACGGCACCACGACCACCAACCTGATGGCGCCCATCGTCGTCAACTCGCTCGACGGCCGCTGCGCCCAGTTCATCCTCGACAACCAGAAGTGGCCGCTGCGGGCATCCCTCGGCAGCTGA
- the flgL gene encoding flagellar hook-associated protein FlgL — protein sequence MITRTTSNLLMRNAQQNLDLNKAALGRLQDQASSLKKIGKPSDDPTGTASSLQVRAAQRATEQYSRNISDGDGWLSTVDSTLMGVDSLLNRVRDLTVRGANDGSMSPTAKEAIAVELEGLSSELLTRANSQYLGRSIFAGSSDAGVAFNPDYSYTGAAGATVERRIDAVTTVRVDASGDEVFGTGATSVFALVDNIVADLRSGTNVSTRIGELDTRLEAVRGAQATIGARHSQILNAKETNVNQTVALEIQRSDVEDLDLAKALIDLQVQELTYQSTLSVTARVLQPTLMDFLR from the coding sequence ATGATCACGCGCACGACATCCAATCTGCTGATGCGCAATGCTCAGCAGAACCTCGACCTGAACAAGGCCGCCCTGGGCCGGCTTCAAGATCAGGCCTCCAGCCTGAAGAAGATCGGCAAGCCCTCCGACGACCCCACCGGCACGGCCAGTTCGCTGCAGGTGCGCGCCGCGCAGCGGGCCACCGAGCAGTACTCCCGCAACATCTCCGACGGCGACGGATGGCTCAGCACCGTCGACTCCACTCTCATGGGGGTCGACAGCCTCCTGAACCGCGTGCGCGATCTCACCGTGCGCGGCGCCAACGACGGCTCCATGTCGCCCACCGCCAAGGAGGCCATCGCCGTCGAACTCGAGGGCCTCAGCTCCGAGCTCCTCACCCGCGCCAACTCCCAGTATCTGGGCCGCTCCATCTTCGCCGGCAGCTCGGATGCGGGAGTCGCCTTCAACCCCGACTACAGCTACACGGGAGCTGCGGGTGCCACGGTCGAGCGTCGCATCGACGCCGTCACCACCGTGCGGGTCGACGCGAGTGGCGACGAGGTCTTCGGAACCGGAGCGACATCCGTCTTCGCCCTCGTCGACAACATCGTGGCCGACCTGCGCAGCGGCACCAATGTGAGCACCCGGATCGGGGAGCTCGACACACGCCTCGAGGCCGTTCGTGGCGCCCAAGCCACCATCGGAGCGCGACATTCGCAGATTCTGAACGCCAAGGAGACGAACGTGAACCAGACGGTCGCGCTGGAGATCCAGCGCTCCGACGTCGAGGACCTCGACCTGGCCAAGGCCCTCATCGACCTGCAGGTGCAGGAGCTGACCTACCAGTCGACGCTCTCTGTGACAGCCCGCGTTCTGCAGCCGACGCTGATGGACTTCCTGCGATGA
- the flgK gene encoding flagellar hook-associated protein FlgK produces the protein MSTFSGLNTAYTALTAARLGLDVVGQNIANANTSGYTRQRITTSSIGGVANTGVLSNGIRVGQGVSTEGIARLGNIFLDAKVRTTTASAGYWGVQANAMASLEATLQEPGENGLSAQLQDFWAAWHDVSNRAGEPAAAGVLLEKAGVLASQIARGYTDAETQWSQLRQQADGMVAELNNAGVQLADLNKLIRSTQNAGGNVNEMLDKRADLATTIATLSGGVARENADGEYEVLIGGNPLVSGETFKPVKTSGSYLMRDGDPIHLEWAHRPGAIALSGGELGGALAMLAPSDGSQTGGAIAEAAESYNSLAQLLADKVNMVHRTGESKSGATNLDFFGFSAGMPAALGLSVVPTSVDGIASALPGAGGYNGSVADQLAQLGTARDGADSLWSSIVTGIGVASRTAAQQSGLADLAAGSAIGSQLSHSSVDLDEENVNMMSFQLAYQGAARVMTAVDEMLDTLINRTGLVGR, from the coding sequence ATGAGCACATTCAGCGGACTGAACACCGCCTACACCGCCCTCACCGCCGCCCGGCTGGGGCTCGACGTGGTCGGCCAGAACATCGCCAACGCCAACACGTCCGGCTACACCCGGCAGCGCATCACCACATCGTCCATCGGCGGGGTCGCCAACACGGGCGTTCTCTCGAACGGCATCCGCGTCGGCCAGGGTGTCTCCACCGAGGGAATCGCCCGCCTCGGCAACATCTTCCTCGACGCCAAGGTGCGCACGACCACGGCGAGCGCCGGCTACTGGGGCGTTCAGGCGAACGCCATGGCCTCGCTCGAGGCGACACTGCAGGAGCCCGGCGAGAACGGCCTCTCCGCCCAGCTGCAGGACTTCTGGGCCGCCTGGCATGACGTCTCCAACCGGGCCGGCGAGCCGGCGGCCGCGGGGGTGCTGCTCGAGAAGGCGGGCGTGCTCGCCTCCCAGATCGCTCGCGGTTACACGGATGCCGAGACCCAGTGGTCGCAGTTGCGGCAGCAGGCAGACGGCATGGTCGCCGAGCTCAACAACGCGGGCGTCCAGCTCGCCGATCTCAACAAGCTCATCCGCTCGACCCAGAACGCGGGCGGCAACGTCAACGAGATGCTCGACAAGCGTGCCGATCTCGCCACGACCATCGCAACCCTCTCGGGCGGCGTCGCCCGCGAGAACGCCGACGGCGAGTACGAGGTGCTCATCGGCGGCAACCCCCTCGTCTCGGGCGAGACCTTCAAGCCTGTGAAGACGAGCGGCAGCTATCTCATGCGCGACGGCGACCCGATCCATCTCGAATGGGCGCACCGCCCGGGCGCGATCGCCCTCAGCGGCGGCGAGCTCGGCGGCGCACTGGCCATGCTTGCTCCCTCCGACGGCAGCCAGACGGGCGGCGCCATCGCCGAGGCGGCCGAGTCGTACAACTCCCTCGCCCAGCTGCTCGCCGACAAGGTCAACATGGTGCACCGCACGGGCGAGAGCAAGTCCGGGGCCACCAACCTCGACTTCTTCGGCTTCTCCGCGGGCATGCCCGCCGCACTCGGCCTCAGCGTCGTGCCGACATCCGTCGACGGCATCGCCTCGGCCCTCCCCGGGGCCGGCGGCTACAACGGCAGCGTGGCAGACCAGCTCGCGCAGCTCGGCACCGCCCGCGACGGCGCCGACTCGCTCTGGTCGTCGATCGTCACCGGAATCGGCGTCGCCTCCCGCACGGCGGCCCAGCAGTCCGGCCTCGCCGATCTCGCCGCAGGCTCCGCCATCGGCTCCCAGCTCTCGCACTCCTCCGTCGACCTCGACGAGGAGAACGTCAACATGATGAGCTTCCAGCTCGCCTATCAGGGTGCCGCGCGCGTCATGACCGCCGTCGACGAGATGCTCGACACCCTCATCAACCGCACCGGCCTCGTCGGAAGGTAA